Proteins from one Cryptomeria japonica chromosome 4, Sugi_1.0, whole genome shotgun sequence genomic window:
- the LOC131028152 gene encoding glycine-rich cell wall structural protein-like → MAGYGPGGGGRGGGPGFGGGGGGGPGQGGFGGGGGGPGFGGGGGGPGGGGGFGDAAGGGGFGGAGGGGGGGPGFGGGGPGGGGGWGSHGGGGGGPGGGGGWGSHGGGGGFGQQGGGGGGPGGGGGWGSHGGGGGFGQQGGGGGGPGFGGGGGGGFGQQGGGGGFGGHGGGGGGFGGQGGGGGGQGGGGFGGHGGGQGGGQGGGQGGGGFGGHGGGGGFGGHGGGGGGRGGGGGGGGRGGGGGGGGRR, encoded by the exons ATGGCTGGTTATGGACCTGGTGgtggaggaagaggaggaggaccTGGCTTTGGAGGTGGTGGCGGTGGAGGACCTGGGCAAGGAggatttggtggtggtggaggagggcctggttttggaggaggtggtggtggacctggtggtggtggaggatttGGTGACGCTGCTGGTGGTGGAGGATTTGGTGGTGCTggtggtgggggtggaggtggtccTGGTTTTGGTGGGGGTGGTCCTGGTGGTGGAGGTGGCTGGGGTTCACATGGTGGTGGTGGGGGTGGCCCTGGTGGGGGAGGTGGTTGGGGTTCACATGGTGGTGGTGGAGGTTTTGGACAACAAGGTGGTGGTGGGGGTGGCCCTGGCGGTGGAGGTGGCTGGGGTTCACATGGTGGTGGTGGAGGTTTTGGTCAAcaaggtggtggtggaggtggccctggatttggtggtggtggaggaggaggttttGGTCAACAAGGTGGTGGAGGTGGTTTTGGTGGACATGGTGGTGGCGGAG GTGGTTTTGGAGGAcaaggtggtggtggaggtggtcaAGGAGGAGGTGGTTTTGGAGGGCATGGTGGAGGCCAAGGAGGAGGTCAAGGAGGAGGCCAAGGAGGAGGAGGTTTTGGTGGGCATGGTGGTGGAGGTGGTTTTGGTGGACATGGTGGTGGCGGTGgtggtcgaggaggaggaggaggtggtggtggccGAGGAGGTGGTGGCGGTGGTGGAGGACGACGCTAA